The Rhodocytophaga rosea genome has a segment encoding these proteins:
- a CDS encoding NAD-dependent epimerase/dehydratase family protein, whose product MTKILITGGAGFIASALAEKLLTDPNNYVVMVDNLLTGSLDKLPASRDNCKFIKCDVNNYYDISAVMLAHPIDYVFHYAAVVGVKRTLANPVMVLQDIQGIKNILDLSKNTGVKRVFYSSSSEVYGEPVEFPQDERTTPLNSRLPYAVVKNVGEAFCRSYQQEYGLNYTIFRFFNTYGPKQSEDFVMLKFIKAALQNKNITIYGDGLQTRTFCYIDDNIEATVEAFYNNLCINEVVNIGNDIETSVLELAKCIIEVTESKSNIIHLPPLEEGDMTRRRPNNLIMKKILGRDLLPLKTGIKKVLEHKQIRVV is encoded by the coding sequence ATGACAAAGATATTAATAACAGGCGGTGCAGGTTTTATAGCAAGTGCTTTGGCAGAAAAACTGCTGACAGATCCCAATAATTATGTGGTCATGGTAGATAACCTGCTTACCGGAAGTCTGGATAAATTACCAGCCTCAAGAGACAACTGTAAATTTATCAAATGCGATGTAAATAATTATTATGACATATCAGCTGTGATGCTGGCGCATCCTATCGATTATGTATTCCATTATGCGGCTGTAGTTGGCGTAAAGCGAACGCTTGCTAATCCGGTAATGGTCTTGCAGGATATTCAGGGGATCAAGAACATTTTAGATCTCTCGAAGAACACTGGCGTTAAACGGGTATTTTATTCTTCTTCTTCTGAAGTGTATGGAGAACCCGTTGAATTTCCGCAGGATGAACGCACCACTCCGCTTAACTCCCGCTTGCCTTATGCCGTGGTGAAAAATGTAGGAGAAGCTTTCTGTAGGTCTTATCAGCAGGAATATGGGTTGAATTATACAATCTTCCGTTTTTTTAATACCTATGGTCCTAAACAGAGTGAAGATTTTGTGATGTTGAAGTTTATCAAAGCTGCCTTGCAAAATAAAAATATTACCATCTATGGAGATGGCTTACAAACCCGCACCTTCTGCTATATCGATGATAATATAGAAGCAACGGTTGAAGCTTTTTATAATAATCTATGTATAAATGAGGTAGTTAATATTGGTAATGACATTGAAACTTCTGTTCTGGAACTTGCTAAATGTATTATTGAGGTTACAGAATCTAAATCAAATATTATTCATCTGCCTCCTCTGGAAGAAGGGGACATGACACGCCGCAGGCCAAATAATTTAATCATGAAGAAAATATTGGGGCGGGATTTACTTCCTTTAAAAACCGGTATAAAAAAGGTGCTGGAACATAAACAAATCAGAGTAGTGTAA
- the asnB gene encoding asparagine synthase (glutamine-hydrolyzing) — MCGITGYYSSSLFNKENLQTITSEVHHRGPDAEGFFIDDICGLGHRRLSILDLSENANQPMYSHDRRYVMVYNGEVYNYQEIARQLQLDLQTSSDSEVILEAFAKKSTDCISLFNGMFAFAIYDTHTKQLYLVRDRIGIKPLFYYWDGQNFAFASELKSLVCLPQIKKNIYHEAIACFLNVGYIPAPFTIYQNIFKMPAASYIQISQAGLFQQVYWELHNVIRPHSLEDESQAKYELHNLLKSAVNYQLISDVPLGIFLSGGVDSSLITALAVSQSSAPVNTFSIGFKEQKFNESGYAAKVAAHMGTKHEEFIVSVKEAEDLVEKMLDVYDEPYADSSAIPTMMVSRLARKRVTVALGGDGADELFFGYGMYQWAKRLAIPGIEWLKNPLSAVLKQGKKSRYQKASRMFDFESKEYLANHIFSQEQGFFSRKEVNELLHIHTDPFNDLFINGKPVSRPLSAMENQSLFDLKYYLPDDLLVKVDRASMQYGLEARVPFLDHRVVEFALNLSPDLKYRNGTSKYILREILYEYIPAGIFARPKQGFSIPLHEWLRHDLQYLIHDYLSEKLVKQYGIVDYEEVDKIKTAFIAGNDFVYNRLWLLIVLHRWLKINMH, encoded by the coding sequence ATGTGCGGCATTACCGGCTATTATTCCAGCTCACTTTTTAATAAAGAGAATTTACAAACTATAACTTCAGAGGTGCATCACCGGGGACCTGATGCAGAAGGTTTTTTTATAGATGATATATGCGGCCTTGGTCACCGGCGCCTGAGTATTTTGGATCTGTCTGAAAATGCCAATCAACCCATGTATTCTCACGACAGAAGATATGTAATGGTTTACAATGGTGAGGTATATAACTATCAGGAGATTGCCAGGCAATTACAACTGGACCTCCAGACTTCTTCCGATTCTGAAGTAATTTTGGAAGCATTCGCAAAAAAGAGCACTGATTGTATATCATTATTTAATGGCATGTTTGCTTTCGCTATCTATGATACCCATACAAAGCAACTTTATCTGGTTAGAGACAGAATAGGAATTAAACCCTTATTTTATTATTGGGATGGGCAAAATTTTGCATTTGCCTCTGAACTAAAGTCATTGGTATGTTTGCCCCAGATAAAAAAGAATATATATCATGAAGCAATCGCCTGTTTTTTAAATGTAGGGTATATACCAGCCCCTTTTACTATTTACCAGAATATATTTAAAATGCCTGCCGCCAGTTATATACAGATATCGCAGGCGGGTTTATTTCAGCAGGTATACTGGGAATTGCATAATGTAATCCGGCCCCATTCATTGGAAGATGAAAGCCAGGCAAAATATGAATTACATAACCTGCTTAAAAGTGCTGTTAACTATCAGCTTATCAGTGATGTACCATTGGGCATTTTTCTGAGTGGAGGTGTTGACTCCAGCCTGATCACAGCTCTGGCCGTTTCACAATCTTCAGCGCCTGTTAATACTTTTTCAATCGGATTCAAAGAACAAAAATTTAATGAATCAGGCTATGCGGCAAAAGTGGCCGCACATATGGGCACAAAGCATGAAGAGTTTATTGTTTCTGTGAAGGAAGCTGAAGATCTGGTTGAAAAAATGCTTGATGTATACGACGAACCTTATGCAGATTCCTCAGCTATTCCTACGATGATGGTCTCCCGTTTGGCCAGGAAACGGGTAACCGTTGCTCTGGGTGGAGATGGGGCAGATGAATTGTTTTTTGGATATGGCATGTATCAATGGGCTAAGCGGCTGGCTATTCCTGGGATAGAATGGCTTAAAAATCCATTATCTGCCGTGCTAAAACAAGGCAAGAAGTCCAGATACCAAAAAGCTTCCCGCATGTTTGACTTTGAAAGTAAAGAGTATCTGGCTAATCATATTTTTTCTCAGGAACAAGGTTTTTTCTCCCGGAAAGAGGTAAATGAACTGTTACATATACATACAGATCCGTTCAATGATTTATTTATAAATGGCAAACCCGTCTCACGTCCGTTGAGTGCCATGGAAAATCAGTCACTGTTCGACCTAAAGTATTATTTGCCAGATGATTTACTGGTAAAAGTAGACCGTGCTTCCATGCAATACGGGCTTGAAGCCAGAGTACCCTTCCTCGACCATCGGGTAGTTGAATTTGCATTAAACTTATCGCCCGATCTGAAGTATAGAAATGGCACCAGTAAATACATTCTGCGGGAAATATTATATGAGTATATACCTGCCGGTATTTTCGCCAGACCCAAACAGGGGTTCTCTATTCCTTTACATGAATGGCTGAGGCACGATTTACAATATCTTATCCACGATTACCTGAGCGAGAAGCTTGTAAAACAATATGGAATAGTAGACTATGAAGAGGTAGATAAAATAAAAACAGCTTTTATTGCCGGAAATGATTTTGTATACAATCGCCTTTGGCTGCTGATAGTACTGCATAGATGGCTTAAAATTAATATGCATTGA
- a CDS encoding glycosyltransferase family 61 protein, protein MKKTLLHDGLIIKRKPPLNYDVIKNAKSFIRLEEYIEPSYLCKLNHAYVSPYGIVFKNGRVVKESVYSMFTRNKNAYTFYKKILLNKVKRVSGDCLVAHNAYYDNYYHWTLEALPRIYSIREFTPQLKLLIHEQLKPFIDQYLSFFTFKEIIPIKDEELILAEKLWLPMHTAPGLQHHEPLIREMAGFIKNSYRGNRPENSFPGKIFISRKGATFRKAVNEDEVFELLKGWGFERIAMEKLSVSEQIELFTNTHICAGIHGAGFSNSMYMTEGKLLLDIIHEDHGQDTFYNLASAFNIDYLRLDCPGVGVQKYSGSDDIKVDVSKLEQMLLNQLS, encoded by the coding sequence ATGAAAAAAACGCTGCTGCATGACGGCTTAATTATTAAAAGAAAACCTCCTCTCAATTATGATGTAATAAAAAATGCAAAAAGTTTCATCAGACTTGAAGAGTACATTGAACCTAGTTACCTATGTAAACTTAATCATGCGTATGTTTCACCCTATGGAATAGTATTCAAAAATGGAAGAGTCGTGAAAGAATCAGTTTATTCCATGTTTACCAGAAATAAGAATGCATATACCTTTTATAAAAAAATACTACTCAATAAAGTAAAAAGAGTGTCTGGCGACTGCCTGGTGGCACACAATGCGTATTATGATAATTACTATCACTGGACTTTAGAAGCATTGCCCCGGATATATAGTATAAGGGAATTCACTCCTCAACTAAAATTACTGATACATGAGCAGTTGAAACCTTTTATTGATCAATATCTGTCTTTTTTCACCTTTAAGGAAATCATTCCAATAAAAGATGAGGAACTGATATTAGCAGAAAAACTATGGCTCCCCATGCATACAGCTCCCGGTTTACAACATCACGAGCCTCTGATCAGAGAAATGGCTGGGTTTATAAAAAATAGCTATAGAGGCAATCGTCCGGAAAATTCCTTCCCTGGAAAAATATTTATCAGCCGTAAAGGAGCTACTTTTCGCAAAGCTGTCAATGAAGATGAGGTTTTCGAGCTATTAAAGGGTTGGGGGTTTGAGAGAATAGCCATGGAAAAATTATCAGTTTCAGAACAAATTGAGTTATTTACAAATACACATATTTGTGCAGGCATACATGGAGCTGGTTTTTCTAACAGTATGTACATGACTGAAGGTAAATTATTGCTCGACATCATCCATGAGGATCATGGACAGGATACTTTTTATAACCTGGCATCTGCTTTTAATATAGACTATTTACGCCTGGATTGTCCAGGCGTAGGCGTACAAAAATACAGTGGCAGCGATGATATAAAAGTAGATGTCAGCAAATTAGAACAGATGTTACTCAACCAGCTCAGCTAG
- a CDS encoding class I SAM-dependent methyltransferase has product MVTRIDNEILHGKKIAGQAEDVWNWNSPAGRLRAQRRAQYFIDIGKIHKTDKVLEIGCGTGLFTGKVYEATKASITAIDISEDLLKIARSRYPHVNFRVEDAMKLSFADKSYDVVFGSSVIHHLNIESALKETFRVLKKGGRIIFAEPNMLNPQIFIQKNIPFIKKWLGDSPDETAIVRWKMYKQLADIGYNHIKVFPYDFLHPITPNILINSVQSIGKVIEHIPVLKEIAGSVIIYAEK; this is encoded by the coding sequence ATGGTTACAAGAATTGATAATGAAATTTTACATGGCAAAAAAATCGCCGGGCAAGCCGAAGATGTATGGAACTGGAATAGTCCGGCCGGACGCTTGCGTGCACAGCGAAGAGCACAATATTTTATTGATATTGGAAAAATTCATAAAACTGACAAGGTCTTAGAGATAGGTTGTGGAACAGGTTTGTTTACCGGAAAAGTATATGAAGCCACAAAAGCTTCTATAACGGCTATAGATATTTCAGAAGACCTGCTAAAGATTGCCCGCAGCAGATATCCGCATGTTAATTTCAGGGTAGAAGATGCCATGAAGCTAAGTTTTGCCGACAAATCCTATGATGTTGTGTTCGGAAGTTCGGTTATCCATCACCTGAATATAGAATCTGCTTTAAAAGAGACATTCCGGGTATTAAAAAAAGGAGGCCGCATCATATTTGCAGAGCCTAACATGCTAAATCCACAGATATTCATTCAAAAAAATATTCCTTTTATAAAAAAATGGCTGGGGGATTCGCCGGATGAAACAGCGATAGTCCGCTGGAAAATGTATAAACAGTTAGCTGACATTGGATATAACCATATAAAAGTATTTCCTTACGATTTCTTACATCCCATTACCCCAAATATTCTGATTAATTCAGTTCAGTCCATAGGGAAGGTTATAGAACATATTCCGGTATTAAAAGAAATTGCCGGATCTGTCATTATTTATGCTGAAAAATAA
- a CDS encoding glycosyltransferase family 2 protein encodes MGNSIFFTVVIPTYNRAGFITKTIQSVLGQTFQNFEIIVVDDGSTDNTEEVMKSIISDKITYHKKKNEERAVARNTGARMASGTYVTFFDSDDLLYPNHLQEAYAMVQQHHSPEFFHLGYDIKDPEGHLIGKVDHLEGNLNEKLIEGNILSCNGVFIRKDIILKHPFNEDRALSASEDWELWLRLASRYPLYYSNTITSTVINHDQRSVLVINKDKLIKRQELFVKYVWQDEKCLEKYGKYKSKVIANTYTYIALHLALTKKYRLDVIRYLSKAFIQSVHVLRSRRFYASIKHIF; translated from the coding sequence ATGGGAAATAGTATCTTTTTTACGGTTGTAATTCCCACTTATAACCGGGCAGGATTTATTACAAAAACTATTCAATCGGTATTGGGTCAAACTTTCCAGAATTTTGAAATAATAGTAGTGGATGATGGCAGCACAGACAACACAGAGGAAGTGATGAAATCCATTATAAGTGACAAAATCACCTATCATAAGAAAAAGAATGAAGAAAGAGCAGTAGCCAGAAATACAGGTGCCCGGATGGCTTCAGGAACCTATGTAACTTTTTTCGATTCGGATGATCTCTTGTATCCCAATCATTTGCAGGAAGCTTATGCGATGGTGCAGCAACATCATTCGCCGGAATTTTTTCATTTAGGCTATGATATTAAAGACCCTGAAGGGCATTTAATTGGCAAAGTTGATCATCTGGAGGGGAATTTAAATGAAAAGCTTATCGAGGGCAATATCTTAAGTTGCAATGGAGTGTTTATCCGGAAAGATATTATTCTCAAACATCCCTTTAACGAAGACAGAGCTTTATCTGCTTCTGAAGATTGGGAATTATGGCTGCGGCTGGCTAGCCGGTATCCTTTATACTATTCCAATACGATTACTTCTACTGTCATCAACCATGACCAGCGAAGTGTACTTGTCATTAATAAGGATAAGTTAATCAAACGGCAGGAGCTTTTTGTAAAATATGTATGGCAGGATGAAAAATGCCTTGAAAAATATGGAAAATATAAAAGTAAAGTAATAGCAAACACTTATACTTATATTGCGTTGCATCTGGCCTTAACCAAAAAATACCGCCTGGATGTAATCAGATATTTATCAAAAGCATTTATACAATCAGTGCATGTATTGAGAAGCCGGAGGTTTTATGCCTCCATTAAACATATATTTTAA
- a CDS encoding glycosyltransferase family 2 protein, which produces MAVYPKITIITPSYNQGQYLEQTIQSVLSQSYPNLEYIIVDGGSTDHSVEIIKKYEKHLAYWISEKDQGQSHAINKGLQKASGDIINWLNSDDFYEPQALHTIAAAFENPSVLVVCGRGRLFRNLNETAYYSNGTDVYSGNVAKTIGWARIDQPETFFKASVIQTIGPLDTRLHYLMDRDWWIKFLFTYGLKGIVKTPEILVNFRLHDTSKTVSQGQQFQIEHDTFFYSLAKQFNLFHYVDIIKQTCQINEKFALQTVGTYDVDLVEKSLTYFLLRRANEFYAQNNKAKTKLLLQSIQVKQLASADQGLFRTLYFRNKYIPSSIINLLRKR; this is translated from the coding sequence TTGGCTGTTTATCCCAAAATTACAATTATTACCCCATCTTACAATCAGGGACAGTACTTGGAGCAAACCATCCAGTCGGTACTTAGCCAGAGTTATCCTAATCTGGAATATATTATTGTAGATGGAGGTAGTACAGATCATTCTGTGGAGATCATAAAAAAATATGAAAAGCATTTAGCATACTGGATAAGTGAAAAAGATCAGGGACAAAGTCATGCTATTAATAAAGGTTTACAAAAAGCAAGCGGAGACATTATTAACTGGCTTAATTCTGATGATTTCTATGAACCGCAAGCCTTACATACAATAGCCGCTGCCTTTGAAAATCCGTCAGTACTTGTAGTGTGTGGAAGAGGCAGACTCTTCAGGAACTTAAATGAAACTGCCTATTATTCCAATGGAACAGACGTTTATTCCGGAAATGTAGCAAAAACCATAGGATGGGCAAGAATAGATCAGCCGGAAACATTTTTTAAGGCATCAGTCATTCAAACAATAGGCCCATTGGATACCAGATTGCATTATTTGATGGACCGTGACTGGTGGATTAAATTTTTATTTACTTATGGTTTGAAGGGTATTGTGAAAACGCCTGAGATACTGGTTAATTTCAGGCTGCATGATACTTCGAAAACCGTATCCCAAGGGCAACAATTTCAAATAGAGCATGATACCTTTTTTTATTCACTGGCTAAGCAGTTTAATCTGTTTCATTATGTAGATATAATAAAACAAACCTGCCAGATTAATGAAAAGTTTGCTTTGCAGACGGTTGGAACATATGATGTGGATCTGGTTGAAAAATCATTAACTTATTTTTTATTACGAAGGGCAAATGAATTTTATGCGCAGAACAACAAAGCAAAAACAAAACTTTTATTACAAAGTATCCAGGTAAAACAACTGGCATCAGCAGACCAAGGTTTGTTCAGGACTTTATATTTCCGGAACAAATATATTCCTTCCTCTATTATTAATCTATTGCGTAAAAGATAA
- a CDS encoding FkbM family methyltransferase, whose protein sequence is MNLRYNPIGDNGEKWLINKVYQYYSKKKITPIIFDVGANIGEYSAALLQTFRKNIQLYSFEPSLRTFKLLQNNSLLAHSTINLYNIGFSHEKTKARFSYNIHDPATSSLYSLTNNNDTIIEEVELTTIDDFCFLHHISHIHFIKVDVEGNEVNVLKGASQIISSNKIDFIQFEFGPRNVDSRTFLKDFYIVLEAKFNIYRILRNGLYPLNPYHQDYEAFLAGNYLAINKRISLAELVE, encoded by the coding sequence ATGAATTTAAGATACAACCCGATTGGAGACAATGGAGAAAAATGGTTGATCAATAAAGTATATCAGTATTACAGCAAAAAAAAAATAACGCCAATAATTTTTGATGTGGGTGCCAACATTGGAGAGTATAGTGCCGCACTTTTACAAACTTTCCGGAAAAATATACAGCTATACAGTTTTGAACCCTCCTTACGGACATTTAAACTGCTACAGAATAATAGTTTACTTGCTCATTCTACCATTAACTTGTATAATATTGGGTTCAGCCATGAAAAAACAAAAGCCCGATTTTCTTATAATATACATGATCCTGCTACCAGTTCACTCTATTCGCTAACAAATAATAATGATACAATAATTGAAGAAGTAGAACTTACGACCATAGATGATTTCTGCTTCTTGCATCATATATCTCATATCCATTTTATTAAAGTAGATGTAGAAGGCAATGAGGTAAATGTATTAAAGGGCGCAAGTCAAATAATTAGCTCAAATAAAATTGATTTTATTCAATTTGAATTTGGCCCCAGGAATGTTGATTCAAGAACTTTTTTAAAGGACTTTTACATTGTTCTAGAAGCAAAGTTTAATATATACAGAATCTTAAGAAACGGGCTTTATCCCTTAAATCCCTATCACCAGGACTACGAAGCTTTTTTGGCGGGAAACTACCTGGCTATAAATAAAAGGATAAGCCTAGCTGAGCTGGTTGAGTAA
- a CDS encoding glycosyltransferase family 4 protein: protein MDTTKNNNQIKVKYILSNINKALAFEWIAEELDRSKIHLSFILLNPDDSALEQHLKAHQIKVDRIRYKGKKDLPNAIYRIYTILRKEHTQIVHCHMFDACVAGLTAARLAGVRKRIYTRHHATFHQQYFPRAVWYDKFISQMATDVVAISENVRQTLIGEGVNASKIRLIHHGFRLEGFEKTDQQKVLGLKRKYNPNSKSPVIGVISRYFELKGIQYIIPALKQILHTYPDALLILANTSGNYTAQIKSLLQEIPSDNYIEIPFEKDIFSLYQLFDIFVHVPIDPQIEAFGQTYVEALAAGIPSVFTKSGVATEFIKDGQNAMVVPFKSSQAIADSFYSILENPNQTQNIVWQGKTDVKKMFTLGKMVDSLEELYGK, encoded by the coding sequence ATGGATACCACAAAAAATAATAATCAGATAAAAGTAAAGTATATACTTTCGAACATTAATAAAGCCCTGGCTTTTGAATGGATAGCTGAAGAGTTAGACAGAAGCAAAATTCATCTCTCATTTATATTATTAAATCCGGATGATTCTGCCCTGGAGCAGCACTTGAAAGCGCATCAAATCAAGGTTGATAGAATCAGGTATAAGGGTAAGAAAGATTTGCCTAATGCTATTTATAGAATTTATACAATCCTGCGCAAGGAACACACCCAGATTGTACATTGCCATATGTTCGATGCCTGTGTAGCCGGATTAACAGCTGCCAGATTAGCTGGTGTTAGAAAGAGAATATATACCAGGCATCATGCTACTTTTCACCAGCAATATTTTCCAAGAGCTGTATGGTATGATAAATTTATCAGTCAGATGGCTACTGATGTGGTAGCTATCAGCGAAAATGTGAGACAAACACTGATAGGAGAGGGAGTTAATGCCAGCAAAATAAGATTAATCCATCATGGATTCCGGCTGGAAGGATTTGAAAAAACAGATCAACAGAAAGTATTGGGTTTAAAAAGAAAATACAACCCTAATAGTAAATCTCCTGTAATTGGTGTAATTTCCAGATATTTTGAATTAAAAGGCATTCAATACATTATTCCTGCCTTAAAGCAAATCCTCCATACCTATCCGGATGCACTTTTAATACTGGCAAATACTTCCGGAAATTATACTGCCCAGATCAAAAGTCTTTTACAGGAAATTCCCTCAGATAATTATATTGAAATTCCGTTTGAAAAAGATATTTTTTCCCTCTATCAGCTCTTTGATATTTTTGTGCATGTTCCCATCGACCCCCAAATAGAAGCATTTGGACAAACCTATGTAGAGGCTCTTGCTGCAGGTATTCCTTCTGTATTTACAAAATCCGGGGTAGCCACTGAGTTTATTAAGGATGGTCAAAATGCCATGGTAGTACCCTTTAAGAGTTCACAAGCAATAGCTGATTCATTTTACTCCATCCTGGAAAATCCCAATCAGACACAAAATATTGTCTGGCAAGGTAAAACAGATGTAAAAAAAATGTTTACTTTGGGCAAAATGGTTGATTCGTTAGAAGAATTATATGGGAAATAG
- a CDS encoding glycosyltransferase family 2 protein — MELSIIIPTKDRGGILQKTLEHAYHAIQTHQAEIIVVNDSKTTYVEVDPLFQDKIKVINNSKSGVASARNLGASQAQAELLLFLDDDMLISAGNIQTTLQLHQQYKNCCINLNWIYPPSLTERLTDTKFGRYLIHYGFTSLKGWNRGEHWDQTQLFAANGITSQYLSIEKTVFYTAGAYNENFPHAGFEDYEFAQRLRKAGVTFYIYPLSMVFHNEEDRLLVKAWLQRKKRGGETRQVAVKMGFKHLQIHYSRWKYILLSLLSGINGILHGMLTLIPNKTYLDFLYFRIVNILLAIAIFDGYHKK, encoded by the coding sequence TTGGAACTTAGTATTATTATTCCTACCAAAGACAGGGGTGGGATTTTGCAAAAAACGCTGGAACATGCCTATCATGCTATTCAGACTCATCAGGCAGAAATAATAGTGGTGAATGATTCTAAAACTACCTATGTGGAAGTTGATCCCTTGTTCCAGGACAAAATTAAAGTGATTAACAATTCTAAAAGTGGGGTCGCTTCTGCACGGAATCTGGGGGCAAGTCAGGCGCAGGCTGAGCTGTTACTTTTTCTGGATGATGATATGTTAATTTCTGCCGGGAATATTCAAACAACTTTACAGCTTCATCAACAATATAAAAACTGTTGTATCAACCTGAACTGGATTTATCCCCCGTCACTCACTGAAAGACTTACAGATACAAAGTTTGGACGTTATCTGATTCATTACGGCTTTACTTCCTTAAAAGGATGGAACCGTGGAGAACATTGGGATCAGACACAGCTATTTGCTGCAAATGGAATAACGAGCCAGTATTTATCTATAGAGAAAACTGTTTTTTACACAGCAGGAGCATACAATGAAAATTTTCCTCATGCAGGATTTGAAGATTACGAATTTGCGCAAAGGCTCCGCAAAGCTGGTGTAACTTTTTATATTTATCCCTTAAGTATGGTATTTCATAATGAGGAAGACAGGTTACTGGTAAAAGCCTGGTTGCAAAGAAAGAAAAGAGGCGGAGAAACCAGGCAGGTAGCAGTAAAAATGGGTTTTAAACATTTACAGATTCATTATAGCAGGTGGAAATACATACTGTTATCATTATTGTCTGGCATAAATGGTATACTACATGGTATGCTTACATTAATTCCAAATAAAACTTATTTGGATTTCTTATATTTCAGGATCGTTAATATTTTACTGGCAATTGCTATTTTTGATGGATACCACAAAAAATAA
- a CDS encoding glycosyltransferase family 2 protein, with product MKKYFYRLLTKYLSIYIRPENTVIEINPKNEYLGQFLKSSTFKKVFVQPLPGQVEKEDNSLTADYIVLNGNLHYERDIQSFMERIHLMSESYSRILICYYSALWRPLINLATSLRIRTETPEYNWFSPSDLKNFTILSGFEIVNEGQRIIFPVYLPIISNFLNRWIAPLPVFRWFTMVNIAVLRPLHKSQFSDIPSVSIIVPARNEQGNIREIVKKLPKMGVNDELIFVEGNSTDDTWREIQAVQQKYEGQVDIKIAKQDGKGKGDAVRKGFDIASKEILMILDADMTVSPEELTKFYKAIRNNTGEFINGSRLVYPMEQEAMRFFNLMGNKFFAIAFSYVLNQPLKDTLCGTKVISRSNYQNISKNRSYFGNFDPFGDFDLLFGASRIGLKIIEIPITYKARTYGSTNIDRWRHGFILLKMLLFAARKIKFI from the coding sequence ATGAAAAAATACTTTTACCGGCTTTTGACTAAATATTTAAGTATATACATACGGCCTGAGAATACAGTAATAGAAATTAATCCTAAGAATGAATATCTGGGGCAATTTTTAAAAAGCAGTACGTTCAAGAAAGTATTTGTTCAACCCTTACCGGGGCAGGTAGAAAAAGAAGATAACTCACTTACAGCAGATTACATCGTACTTAATGGTAATTTACACTATGAGCGCGATATACAGTCATTCATGGAAAGAATACATTTAATGAGTGAAAGCTACAGCCGGATTTTGATCTGTTATTATAGTGCTCTCTGGCGGCCATTAATAAATTTAGCAACCAGTTTAAGAATAAGAACAGAGACTCCTGAGTATAACTGGTTTTCGCCCTCTGATCTTAAAAATTTTACCATTTTATCGGGATTTGAGATTGTGAATGAAGGACAAAGGATAATCTTTCCTGTCTACCTGCCTATAATCAGTAATTTTTTGAACAGATGGATTGCTCCACTCCCGGTCTTCAGATGGTTTACCATGGTTAATATTGCTGTTCTACGGCCTTTGCATAAATCACAGTTTTCGGATATACCTTCCGTTTCTATTATAGTGCCAGCAAGAAATGAACAAGGAAACATAAGAGAAATTGTGAAAAAACTACCTAAAATGGGAGTTAATGATGAGCTTATTTTTGTAGAAGGAAATTCTACAGATGATACCTGGAGAGAAATTCAGGCAGTGCAGCAAAAGTATGAAGGCCAGGTAGATATTAAAATTGCAAAGCAGGATGGAAAAGGGAAAGGGGATGCAGTAAGAAAAGGTTTTGATATTGCTTCGAAAGAAATTTTAATGATTTTAGACGCCGATATGACCGTTTCACCGGAAGAATTAACTAAATTCTATAAGGCGATCCGGAACAACACAGGCGAGTTTATCAACGGCAGCAGACTGGTTTATCCTATGGAACAGGAAGCGATGCGTTTTTTTAATCTGATGGGCAATAAATTCTTTGCAATAGCCTTTTCTTATGTGTTAAATCAGCCGCTCAAAGATACACTTTGTGGTACAAAAGTAATAAGCAGAAGTAACTATCAAAATATATCAAAAAACCGCAGCTATTTTGGTAACTTTGATCCTTTTGGTGATTTTGACCTTTTATTTGGAGCTTCAAGAATTGGATTGAAAATTATTGAAATTCCAATAACCTATAAAGCCCGTACCTATGGCTCAACTAATATTGATCGATGGCGTCACGGTTTTATACTACTTAAAATGTTATTATTCGCCGCCCGGAAAATTAAATTTATATGA